In the genome of Cercospora beticola chromosome 2, complete sequence, one region contains:
- a CDS encoding uncharacterized protein (MEROPS:MER0034745~antiSMASH:Cluster_11) produces the protein MRFSHFSLLGIFAAVHATPLEQRQAANPTVTINNGRVIGTVTGVSNQPSAPPVKAFLGIPYAQPPTGARRFAPPEPATPWRSPLRAQKLPPACLQQFANEKTKQYFNNPTLPPPAESEDCLYLNVFAPRGASPTRTKAVMFWLYGGNNQFGTASLAFYNGSSLAANEDVVVVAINYRTNMFGFSNSPQIPFGQQNSAFLDQRLALQWVQQNIQQFGGDPARVTIFGESAGGYDVKQLLANPPSPLPFRAAIMQSQNQAALGVGLASYNQVASNFGCSTAPSVIDCLRKVPATDIQAYITQNSLSFPDVTGDGTSVGKQALPNILSGKFANVPVLIGTNKNEASVFLDLFGLNTGSTTPATLNSTLANYGFQGISEGTIQSLYPTLANAGFKLIDRVVTDLLFTCSTRTLADAIKVSGRPIWRYWYEGVFPNLSIFPNAGAWHSSEIPSVWGTYFAAGATPTQVALSKYMQGVWAGFAKNPGNGAPWPRLGSSFGRELGVLGGEGNPSGEETRPLIETDAPCAVFSPLLIAAGQAY, from the exons ATGCGCTTCTCCCACTTTTCTCTGCTGGGCATTTTCGCCGCGGTCCATGCCACTCCGCTTGAGCAAAGGCAAGCTGCAAACCCGACAGTAACTATCAACAATGGCAGAGTAATCGGCACTGTCACTGGCGTATCGAATCAGCCAAGTGCACCTCCAGTCAAGGCCTTCTTGGGTATTCCGTATGCGCAGCCTCCGACTGGTGCTCGACGATTTGCTCCTCCCGAGCCAGCGACTCCATGGAGATCGCCACTGCGGGCACAGAAACTCCCTCCAGCATGTCTGCAACAATTCG CAAACGAAAAGACGAAGCAATATTTCAACAACCCAACTCTCCCTCCACCGGCTGAGAGTGAAGACTGCTTGTACCTGAATGTGTTCGCTCCGAGAGGTGCTAGCCCGACCAGAACTAAGGCTGTGATGTTTTGGCTGTACGGTGGTAACAACCAATTTGGCACAGCATCCTTAGCATTCTACAATGGAAGTTCGCTTGCGGCCAACGAGGATGTCGTAGTTGTTGCTATCAACTATAGGACCAATA TGTTTGGCTTTTCCAACTCACCTCAAATTCCCTTTGGCCAGCAGAACAGTGCCTTCCTGGACCAGCGCTTGGCCCTGCAATGGGTGCAGCAGAATATCCAGCAGTTCGGCGGAGATCCTGCTCGCGTGACAATATTTGGAGAGAGCGCAGGAGGCTACGATGTGAAGCAGCTTCTTGCGAATCCACCAAGCCCCCTGCCCTTCCGAGCAGCGATCATGCAATCGCAGAACCAGGCCGCCCTTGGCGTCGGCCTTGCTAGTTACAACCAGGTGGCATCCAACTTTGGCTGCAGTACCGCGCCGTCTGTCATTGACTGCCTGCGCAAAGTACCCGCCACCGACATCCAGGCATACATTACACAGAATAGCCTGAGCTTTCCCGATGTTACTGGTGACGGCACAAGCGTAGGGAAGCAAGCGCTGCCGAACATTCTCTCCGGGAAGTTCGCAAACGTGCCGGTCTTGATCGGGACCAACAAGAATGAAGCTTCCGTcttcctcgacctctttGGTCTGAACACTGGCTCGACCACTCCGGCTACTCTAAACTCGACTCTCGCGAACTACGGCTTCCAAGGCATATCTGAGGGCACGATACAATCTCTGTACCCAACTCTGGCCAATGCTGGATTCAAACTTATCGATCGTGTTGTCACCGATCTCTTGTTCACCTGTTCCACCAGGACGCTCGCGGATGCGATCAAAGTGTCCGGTCGCCCAATCTGGCGGTACTGGTACGAAGGTGTCTTTCCAAACCTCAGCATTTTCCCCAACGCTGGAGCTTGGCACAGCAGCGAGATCCCGTCTGTGTGGGGCACGTATTTTGCTGCCGGCGCGACTCCCACCCAAGTCGCGCTGAGCAAGTACATGCAAGGCGTGTGGGCAGGATTCGCGAAGAATCCTGGGAATGGCGCGCCGTGGCCCAGGTTGGGCAGCAGCTTTGGTAGAGAGCTGGGAGTGCTGGGCGGCGAAGGCAACCCGAGCGGCGAGGAGACAAGGCCTTTGATCGAGACGGATGCGCCTTGTGCTGTGTTTTCGCCGTTGTTGATCGCGGCGGGTCAGGCTTATTAG
- the RBG2 gene encoding Ribosome-interacting GTPase 2 (antiSMASH:Cluster_11), which produces MVNITDKIKEIEEEMARTQKNKATNYHLGLLKGKLARLRAQLLEPGKTAGAEGTGFDVSKSGDARIALVGFPSVGKSTFLSKITKTKSEVASYAFTTLTAIPGVLEYGGAEIQILDLPGIIEGASEGKGRGRQVISAAKTSDMIVMVLDATKRIEQRALLEAELEAVGIRLNQDPPNIYLKPKKAGGVKITFQATPKNLDEKMLYNILKDYRILNAEVLIRDENATVDQFIDVIMKDHRTYIKCIYVYNKIDSVNLEFLDKLAREPNTAVMSCELDLGVQDVVDRCWNELNLIRVYTKKRGVEPDFNEALIVRHGSTIEDVCDSLHRSMKESFKYALVWGASAKHVPQRCGLSHVVSDEDVVSIVGTKSGLNAETK; this is translated from the exons ATGGTGAACATCAcggacaagatcaagga GATTGAGGAGGAGATGGCGAGGACGCAGA AGAATAAGGCTACCA ACTACCACTTAGGTCTGCTGAAGGG AAAGCTCGCTCGTCTTCGAGCACAACTCCTCGAACCTGGCAAGACCGCAGGTGCAGAAGGAACAGGATTCGATGTCAGCAAATCCGGCGATGCACGAATAGCACTCGTCGGCTTTCCCTCAGTCGGAAAGTCCACATTCCTATCCAAGATCACAAAAACGAAGTCCGAAGTTGCTTCATACGCTTTCACAACTCTCACGGCCATTCCCGGTGTCCTCGAATACGGAGGCGCGGAAATTCAGATTCTCGATCTTCCCGGTATCATCGAAGGCGCCTCAGAAGGAAAAGGACGAGGTCGTCAAGTCATTTCAGCAGCCAAAACGAGTGACATGATTGTCATGGTTCTCGATGCCACGAAACGAATAGAGCAGCGTGCTTTGCTGGAGGCAGAACTGGAAGCTGTTGGCATCCGGTTGAACCAGGACCCACCGAACATCTATCtcaagccaaagaaggcggGAGGTGTGAAGATCACCTTTCAAGCGACACCGAAGAATCTGGACGAGAAGATGCTGTATAACATCCTCAAGGACTATCGCATTCTGAATGCTGAGGTGCTGATACGAGACGAGAATG CCACTGTTGACCAGTTCATCGACGTAATCATGAAAGACCACCGCACCTACATCAAATGCATATACGTGTACAACAAAATCGACAGTGTCAATCTCGAATTCCTCGACAAGCTCGCCCGCGAACCCAACACGGCCGTCATGTCCTGCGAGCTCGATCTTGGGGTGCAAGACGTTGTCGATCGCTGCTGGAACGAATTAAACCTGATTCGCGTGTACACGAAGAAGCGCGGCGTAGAACCTGACTTCAATGAGGCGTTGATTGTGCGGCATGGAAGCACGATCGAAGACGTTTGTGATTCGTTGCATCGAAGCATGAAGGAGAGCTTCAAGTATGCGCTGGTGTGGGGCGCGAGCGCGAAGCATGTGCCGCAGAGGTGTGGTTTATCGCATGTGGTCAGCGATGAGGATGTTGTGAGTATTGTGGGGACGAAGAGTGGACTGAATGCCGAGACGAAGTAG
- a CDS encoding uncharacterized protein (antiSMASH:Cluster_11) has translation MLPPGLETPRQVKAYYNTVYNDLISSGAFQPFLYPQATFGFAMILIYLLIDHRRRPLLQKVRLPLFGLLVAFSIWNILNVRARSAPAAYGVGLISSWGTMWTAAVMAWNDCQTDFRRLERADEGALKKVREDGDVDGRANGSANDKGEKERRVAMLELSEKRATEGPAKRTGPIFWQPYPERPFLERLDWVADVFCSFRGVGWSFETSGIPKLPKHIELELEGYENSSGDIHKAHKTDVSSPPTTSYTGLIRFSSRQALLRFFLPRLFLGAATLDVVKTLMHHDPYFWGYTYTTTSPPWLFGINSPTLLRSARLLLSFVGISVALNTIFLLGPLFFVFVLSSKRIGLRGAPFLNPPTFFGSIDLVLNKGLAGFWSSYWHQTFRYAFQAPATRLLSFLNVEPRSQKGRLIGLWLAFALSGLLHASGSTTQLGDTRPLRGPFAFFLSQALGITLQTFFTQKAQQPLLSRQFGNLLFVIVWMYFTAPLLVDDFAKGGVWLYEPLIISPLRLLGWGQADDRQDWILWKDLVRWRTGSSWWDTGLAF, from the coding sequence ATGCTTCCTCCTGGCCTCGAAACACCTCGTCAGGTCAAAGCATATTACAACACTGTCTACAATGATCTTATTTCCTCTGGCGCATTTCAGCCTTTCCTATACCCTCAAGCCACGTTCGGCTTCGCCATGATCCTCATCTACCTTCTCATCGACCACAGACGACGACCTTTGCTTCAAAAAGTCCGGCTTCCGCTATTTGGACTTTTAGTGGCGTTTTCGATATGGAATATCCTTAATGTGAGAGCCAGGAGTGCTCCAGCGGCCTATGGAGTTGGACTTATCTCGTCTTGGGGTACGATGTGGACtgcggcggtgatggcgtGGAATGATTGTCAGACGGATTTTCGGAGGCTGGAGAGGGCTGATGAGGGAGCGTTGAAGAAGGTGAGGGAGGATGGTGATGTTGATGGAAGGGCGAATGGGAGTGCGAATGACAAaggagagaaggagaggagggtgGCGATGTTGGAATTGTCGGAGAAACGAGCCACGGAAGGACCTGCCAAACGAACCGGACCTATTTTCTGGCAACCGTATCCTGAGCGGCCATTTCTCGAAAGACTGGACTGGGTCGCGGATGTGTTTTGTTCTTTCCGCGGAGTGGGCTGGTCATTTGAGACGAGCGGGATACCGAAACTGCCAAAACATATCGAACTTGAGTTGGAGGGCTACGAAAACAGTAGTGGCGATATTCACAAGGCCCACAAGACCGATGTATCGTCTCCTCCAACGACGAGCTACACCGGCCTCATCCGCTTCTCTTCTCGCCAGGCCCTCTTACGCTTCTTTCTTCCCCGTTTATTCCTGGGCGCCGCCACTCTCGATGTCGTCAAAACGCTCATGCATCACGATCCCTATTTCTGGGGCTACACGTATACCACTACGTCTCCGCCCTGGCTCTTTGGCATCAACTCACCAACCCTCCTCCGCTCCGCGcgtctcctcctctccttcgtTGGAATCAGCGTCGCCCTCAACAcgatcttcctcctcggaccactcttcttcgtcttcgtcctctcaTCCAAACGCATCGGTCTTCGAGGAGCTCCCTTCCTCAATCCACCTACGTTCTTCGGCTCGATTGACCTCGTTCTCAACAAAGGCCTCGCGGGCTTCTGGTCGAGCTACTGGCATCAGACTTTCCGCTACGCCTTTCAAGCTCCTGCCACTCGCCTGTTATCGTTTCTCAACGTCGAGCCTCGATCCCAAAAGGGAAGACTGATAGGTCTCTGGCTTGCATTTGCTCTCTCAGGCCTCCTTCACGCGAGCGGCAGTACTACCCAGCTCGGCGATACACGGCCCCTCCGTGGACCTTTCGCTTTCTTCCTCTCGCAAGCTCTCGGGATTACGCTACAGACTTTCTTCACCCAGAAAGCTCAACAACCTCTGCTATCACGCCAGTTTGGAAATCTTTTGTTTGTCATCGTCTGGATGTACTTCACTGCTCCGCTCCTCGTGGACGATTTCGCCAAAGGTGGGGTATGGTTGTACGAGCCACTGATTATCAGTCCTTTGCGACTATTGGGTTGGGGGCAAGCAGATGATCGGCAAGATTGGATTTTGTGGAAAGATTTGGTTAGGTGGCGCACGGGCAGCAGTTGGTGGGATACAGGACTTGCATTCTGA
- a CDS encoding uncharacterized protein (SMCOG1202:major facilitator transporter~antiSMASH:Cluster_11), translating into MGDFTPQQRKKVLRVLVISLILDLISFTFILPLFPKLLEFYRNVETQSDSTLLAKVLYGLNAYKNSFAKPINDRYDIVLLGGALGSLFSLCQAIVSPVIGILSDRYGRRTALLCSMCGNIASVALWCAATDFRTFLASRIVGGLSEGNVQLALAIATDISTDQDRGKTMALVGACFSIAFTFGPALGAWLSSISTVAANPFATAAGVSLALIVTETVYLYFALPETHHAHQSAGEDARRKKEKATSNNNPLETHTRTNSHILLNMTHFTFILFFSGMEFSLPFMTYDLFSYGSKQSGKMLGYIGLVASLLQGGVTRRMHPLRVVQLGVVSAAVAFFLLSKTQTEKQLYIAATLLAVTSSTVVTGLNSLSSFEASKDQRGEKLGNHRSFGQVGRALGPLIFCSLYWWAGRDAAYLVGGSGMVAVCGLVFGGLKAPAGLEVKKPKKESANGTALKSNGSAKKS; encoded by the exons ATGGGCGACTTcacgccgcagcagcgcaaAAAGGTGCTCCGCGTGCTGGTGATCTCGTTGATCTTGGACCTG ATCTCCTTCACCTTCATCCTACCGCTGTTCCCCAAACTGCTCGAGTTCTACCGCAATGTCGAAACGCAATCCGACTCTACGCTCCTGGCCAAGGTGCTGTACGGGCTGAACGCGTACAAGAACTCCTTCGCCAAACCCATCAACGACCGCTACGACATTGTGCTGCTGGGCGGCGCTCTGGGCtctctcttctccctctgcCAGGCCATTGTGTCGCCGGTGATTGGCATCCTCTCCGATCGCTATGGCCGCCGTACCGCCTTGCTGTGCTCCATGTGCGGCAACATCGCCTCCGTGGCCTTGTGGTGCGCGGCCACCGACTTCCGCACTTTCCTCGCCAGTCGCATCGTGGGTGGGTTGAGTGAAGGCAATGTGCAGCTCGCGCTGGCCATTGCCACCGATATCTCTACCGACCAGGACCGTGGTAAGACCATGGCCCTGGTGGGCGCGTGCTTCTCCATTGCCTTCACCTTCGGACCAGCTCTGGGAGCGTGGCTCTCCTCGATCAGCACCGTTGCCGCCAATCCCttcgccaccgccgccggcGTGTCGCTTGCCCTCATCGTCACCGAGACCGTCTACCTCTACTTCGCCCTCCCCGAAACCCATCACGCCCATCAGTCTGCCGGAGAAGACGCTCgtaggaagaaggagaaggcaaCATCGAATAACAACCCGCTCGAAACCCACACGCGAACGAACTCCCACATTCTCCTCAACATGACCCACTTcaccttcatcctcttcttctccggtaTGGAGTTCTCCCTGCCCTTCATGACCTACGATCTGTTCTCCTACGGCAGCAAGCAATCGGGCAAGATGCTAGGATACATTGGTCTGGTGGCTTCTCTCCTGCAGGGTGGTGTGACTCGGCGCATGCATCCTCTGCGAGTAGTTCAGCTCGGTGTCGTATCCGCCGCGGTGGCATTCTTCCTGCTGTCCAAGACGCAGACCGAGAAACAGCTGTACATTGCCGCAACATTGCTGGCTGTCACGAGTTCTACAGTGGTCACGGGATTGAACAGTCTGAGCTCTTTCGAGGCCAGCAAAGACCAAAGAGGAGAAAAGCTGGGCAATCATCGCAGTTTTGGACAAGTGGGAAGAGCTTTGGGACCATTGATCTTCTGCTCGCTATACTGGTGGGCAGGCCGAGACGCAGCATACCTCGTTGGAGGCTCCGGCATGGTCGCCGTGTGCGGACTGGTATTTGGAGGATTGAAGGCGCCAGCGGGCttggaggtgaagaagccgaagaaagAGTCGGCAAATGGCACAGCACTGAAATCCAACGGGAGTGCGAAGAAGTCTTGA
- the LYS3 gene encoding Saccharopine dehydrogenase [NADP(+), L-glutamate-forming] (antiSMASH:Cluster_11), which translates to MPHKVLLLGAGFVVRPTLVELDKAGVQVTVACRTLDSAKKLVAGDLKHASAISLDVNDSKALEAEIAKNDLVISLIPYTFHALVIKAAIAAKKHVVTTSYVSPAMQELDQQAKDAGITVFNEIGLDPGIDHLYAVKTIDEVHKAGGKITGFWSYCGGLPAPENSDNPLGYKFSWSPRGVLLAARNTATFYQDNKKAEIEGKDLMRSAKPYFIYPGYAFEAYPNRDSTPYRQRYDIPEAETLIRGTLRYQGNPSIVQTFRDLGLLSEEPQDCLKQPIAWKEAFAKIVGSSSHDVKDLEWAVSSKTQFSSNEAKDRILAGLRWYGLFSDDKIEPRGTPLDVLCATLEKKQQYEQGERDFVMLQHKFEITWQDGRKEMRTSTLAEYGEPEGSGGYSAMAKLVGVPCAVAVLLVLNGKIQQKGVLAPVTPELVEPIRVELKEKYGIELKEKTLA; encoded by the exons ATGCCACA CAAAGTATTGCTCCTCGGAGCCGGCTTCGTTGTCCGCCCTACTCTCGTTGAGCTTGACAAGGCCGGCGTGCAGGTCACAGTCGCCTGCCGTACTCTGGACAGTGCAAAGAAGCTGGTCGCCGGCGACCTGAAGCACGCCAGTGCCATCTCTCTCGATGTCAACGACAGCAAGGCTCTGGAGGCTGAGATCGCCAAGAACGACTTGGTCATCTCGCTGATCCCATACACCTTCCACGCTCTCGTTATCAAggctgccatcgccgccaagAAGCATGTCGTTACCACTTCTTATGTCTCGCCAGCCATGCAGGAGCTCGACCAGCAGGCCAAGGATGCTGGCATCACTGTTTTCAACGAGATCGGTCTGGACCCAGGTATCGACCACTTGTACGCCGTCAAGACCATTGATGAGGTGCACAAGGCAGGTGGCAAGATCACTGGCTTCTGGTCCTACTGCGGTGGTCTCCCAGCACCGGAGAACTCCGACAACCCACTTGGTTACAAGTTCTCCTGGTCGCCACGTGGTGTGCTCCTCGCTGCCCGTAACACTGCCACCTTCTACCAAGACAACAAGAAGGCTGAGATTGAGGGCAAGGACCTGATGCGGTCTGCCAAGCCATACTTTATCTACCCAGGCTACGCTTTCGAGGCATACCCCAACCGTGATAGCACTCCTTACAGACAGCGCTACGACATTCCTGAGGCCGAGACCCTCATTCGCGGAACACTGCGATACCAG GGCAACCCCTCTATCGTGCAAACCTTCCGCGATCTCGGCCTTCTCAGCGAGGAGCCGCAAGACTGCCTCAAGCAACCCATCGCCTGGAAGGAGGCATTTGCCAAGATCGTCGGCTCCTCCAGCCACGATGTCAAGGACCTCGAATGGGCTGTTTCCTCCAAGACTCAGTTCTCTTCCAACGAAGCCAAGGATCGCATCCTCGCCGGACTGCGCTGGTACGGCCTTTTCAGCGACGACAAGATCGAGCCACGTGGAACTCCTCTTGACGTTCTTTGCGCTAcattggagaagaagcaacAGTACGAGCAAGGCGAGCGTGATTTCGTCATGTTGCAGCACAAGTTTGAGATCACCTGGCAGGATGGCAGAAAAGAGATGAGGACTTCCACCTTGGCCGAGTACGGTGAGCCTGAGGGCAGTGGTGGCTACTCTGCCATGGCCAAGCTGGTTGGTGTTCCTTGCGCCGTCGCGGTGCTCTTGGTGTTGAATGGTAAGATTCAGCAGAAGGGTGTCCTTGCTCCTGTCACGCCGGAACTGGTCGAGCCAATTCGTGtcgagctgaaggagaaaTATGGAATCgagttgaaggagaagactcTGGCTTAA
- a CDS encoding uncharacterized protein (antiSMASH:Cluster_11), which produces MAPISVTARPKNEGAAVTAATSKNLPYLDHLAAELQIEIAKNLDKEDLRAMRRVSRSLAENTFDVFAEKNFTNLSCRFTTRSLKITRDISATPQFARRVKKMEVCAGYGYKTELERLAFVPEFVFEGRASQLHELEDVRTQKTNDALLKDIFSNFARCGTAKCVRLSVTEDVFLPAMHTLAIAANTSGHIVEELHCSIRKLPTRALEVSAEYDVRSWEHTLETAFPEVAKHSWSNLRAIHFKYPRPGNFMLYVRSALCKLIRAACSVQELAFQAAFGHYYFWEGVRYALTERHNLKVLRILGDKVEELHFIDHRELRAILSQVNHSLETLVLEDIIVASDADDYWKETLDWLSNALSLRYLSCQNLRNTSSVLAPSWLLLDGKGNSHFEVEGSKEEVKEKLSTLVAEAGRCQELEIDCEA; this is translated from the coding sequence ATGGCCCCCATCTCGGTGACCGCGCGGCCGAAGAACGAAGGCGCCGCCGTCACCGCAGCCACCTCGAAGAACCTGCCATATCTTGACCACCTCGCCGCAGAGCTACAAATCGAGATCGCGAAGAATCTTGACAAGGAGGATCTTCGCGCAATGCGCCGCGTCAGCCGCTCGCTGGCTGAGAATACCTTCGATGTCTTTGCGGAGAAGAACTTCACGAACCTCTCTTGCCGCTTCACGACGCGATCTCTGAAGATCACACGCGATATCAGCGCCACGCCTCAATTCGCTCGACGtgtgaagaagatggaggtCTGTGCTGGATATGGCTACAAGACGGAGCTTGAGAGGCTCGCGTTCGTTCCCGAATTTGTGTTTGAAGGCCGAGCCTCGCAGCTACATGAGCTTGAGGATGTGCGAACACAAAAGACGAATGATGCGCTACTCAAGgacatcttctccaacttcgcTAGATGTGGTACGGCGAAGTGTGTCAGACTGAGCGTAACTGAGGACGTCTTTCTTCCAGCCATGCATACTCTGGCAATCGCGGCGAACACGTCTGGTCATATCGTCGAAGAGCTGCACTGCTCAATCCGTAAGCTTCCAACACGCGCGTTGGAGGTTTCGGCTGAATATGACGTGAGATCTTGGGAGCACACGCTGGAGACAGCTTTCCCCGAGGTTGCTAAGCATTCCTGGAGCAACCTTCGCGCGATTCACTTCAAATATCCAAGGCCTGGAAACTTCATGCTGTACGTCAGATCTGCGCTGTGCAAGCTTATTCGCGCTGCTTGCAGCGTCCAGGAGCTTGCGTTTCAAGCGGCATTCGGACACTACTACTTCTGGGAGGGTGTCAGATACGCCTTGACTGAACGCCACAATTTAAAGGTGCTGAGAATTCTCGGCGACAAAGTGGAGGAACTCCATTTTATTGATCATCGAGAGCTGCGGGCGATACTTTCCCAGGTGAATCATTCTCTGGAGACACTGGTGCTTGAGGACATCATTGTCGCCAGTGACGCTGATGATTATTGGAAGGAGACGTTAGACTGGCTCTCGAATGCGCTCAGTCTAAGGTACCTTTCGTGTCAAAATTTGCGGAACACCAGCTCAGTTCTAGCTCCGTCATGGTTGCTCTTAGATGGCAAGGGTAATTCTCACTTCGAAGTGGAGGGATCCAAGGAGGAGGTCAAAGAAAAACTGTCTACACTCGTAGCAGAAGCGGGACGCTGTCAGGAGCTTGAGATCGATTGTGAGGCTTGA
- a CDS encoding uncharacterized protein (BUSCO:EOG09262Z14~antiSMASH:Cluster_11) — protein MSGKRLIDASKLLSAGGSIAKNHFRIRKEQYDLFTKTSGVAKAVQNQTSRVTVTVGAAIELAKRFNDDRPSWQKQTEDGVDYAKQQAQAVNTEAENIRKDLKTAAVNAGLEAQPAEEGRARDDGTLASLRKREQQRQAEAQIPAQAAETQPGAKSEVGQDTFNERSESVTPELSSLPRTKLPRHAEEVPESSQGLQQKEINSEVYPSPAQSKDAESESLPEGIDQVFHSPRIGKMLGASGGAGTNPYAKRQKLPPKPLPEMIEAARRRDEEKKAKEQQSVETAQDTSRLAEDVQPQPVSQNVTHDHETQQLAAEIASAADPQAAGALTNEADQQQSKAFEMRESRVPATRFGRIWQYGGLATSMAFGAVGESFSRLVGGGSTGSLMLSEGNMNRLVAKLSRMRGAALKLGQMMSFQDSKILPPTINAVLQRVQDSADYMPSSQRDKVLSRNLGFDWREKFASFEEKPFAAASIGQVHKATLKTDKGEVKVAVKVQYPGVRNSIDSDLNNLSLLLTASKLLPKGLFLDRTIANARTELGWECDYEREANACIKFREELLTDESDTFTVPKIYTEASGVDVLTAEFMGGTGVTKVPNLTQAERDWIGSNILRLCLRELMEFKFMQTDPNWTNFLYNRSTKKLELLDFGASREFPDKFVVPYCELLIAASKGDREACKDLSIELGYLTGHESSAMLKAHVDSILTLAEPFVADAPEVYDFKGQTVTDRVRQNIGLMLRERLAPPPEETYSLHRKLSGAFLLCARLESKVHAREMFAQAARVWRGKAEKVKVT, from the coding sequence ATGTCGGGCAAGCGGCTCATCGACGCCTCCAAACTTCTGTCCGCTGGCGGCTCAATAGCAAAGAATCACTTCCGGATACGAAAAGAGCAATATGACCTGTTCACTAAGACCTCGGGAGTGGCAAAGGCTGTGCAGAATCAGACAAGTCGCGTGACAGTCACCGTCGGTGCCGCGATAGAATTGGCAAAAAGATTCAACGACGATCGGCCAAGCTGGCAGAAACAGACAGAGGATGGCGTGGACTATGCTAAACAACAAGCTCAGGCGGTGAACACGGAGGCTGAGAACATTCGCAAGGATCTGAAGACCGCAGCGGTGAATGCTGGTTTGGAAGCACAGCCAGCTGAGGAGGGAAGAGCGCGGGATGATGGCACACTGGCTAGTCTGCGAAAACGTGAACAGCAGCGGCAGGCTGAGGCACAAATACCAGCGCAGGCAGCAGAGACACAACCTGGAGCGAAGTCTGAAGTTGGACAGGACACCTTCAATGAGAGATCTGAATCTGTCACTCCTGAGCTATCCTCTCTCCCTCGAACGAAGCTACCACGGCACGCGGAGGAGGTTCCGGAATCGAGTCAGGGACTTCAGCAAAAAGAGATCAACTCAGAGGTGTACCCATCACCAGCTCAATCGAAAGATGCAGAGTCAGAGTCACTGCCGGAAGGCATTGACCAGGTCTTCCACAGCCCGCGGATAGGAAAAATGCTGGGTGCCTCTGGAGGTGCTGGCACGAACCCATATgcgaagaggcagaagctACCTCCGAAGCCTTTACCAGAGATGATCGAGGCTGCAAGGCGGCGAGACGAGGAAAAGAAGGCAAAGGAGCAGCAAAGCGTCGAGACCGCGCAGGATACGTCACGACTCGCTGAAGATGTCCAGCCGCAGCCAGTCAGTCAGAACGTTACGCACGACCATGAGACGCAGCAGCTCGCCGCGGAGATAGCGAGTGCTGCGGATCCACAAGCTGCTGGTGCTCTAACAAACGAGGCAGACCAGCAACAGTCCAAAGCTTTCGAGATGCGCGAGTCCCGGGTGCCCGCAACGCGATTTGGACGTATTTGGCAGTACGGCGGCCTTGCCACAAGTATGGCATTTGGTGCAGTTGGCGAGAGCTTCAGCAGACTGGTTGGGGGCGGAAGCACGGGCAGTCTCATGTTGAGCGAAGGAAACATGAACCGACTGGTCGCGAAGCTCAGTCGAATGCGAGGTGCGGCTCTGAAACTAGGTCAGATGATGAGTTTTCAGGACAGCAAAATCTTGCCACCAACGATCAACGCGGTTTTGCAGCGAGTACAGGACAGTGCTGACTACATGCCCTCGTCACAACGAGACAAAGTTCTCAGCAGAAACTTGGGCTTTGACTGGAGAGAGAAATTTGCGAGCTTCGAAGAGAAACCATTCGCCGCTGCCTCGATTGGACAGGTGCACAAAGCGACACTAAAAACTGACAAAGGCGAGGTGAAAGTAGCGGTCAAGGTGCAGTATCCTGGTGTGCGAAACAGCATCGACTCTGATCTGAACAACCTCTCTTTGCTGTTGACTGCGTCCAAGCTGCTGCCGAAAGGACTCTTCCTGGATCGCACCATTGCAAATGCGCGGACGGAACTGGGCTGGGAATGCGACTACGAGAGGGAAGCCAATGCGTGTATCAAATTTCGAGAAGAGTTGCTTACAGATGAGTCGGACACGTTCACTGTGCCAAAGATCTACACAGAAGCTTCCGGAGTGGATGTGCTTACAGCTGAGTTCATGGGTGGCACTGGCGTGACAAAAGTGCCTAACCTGACGCAAGCAGAGCGAGACTGGATTGGCTCCAATATTCTGCGTTTATGCTTGCGCGAGCTTATGGAGTTCAAGTTCATGCAAACTGACCCTAACTGGACCAACTTCCTGTACAACCGATCGACAAAGAAGCTCGAGTTGCTAGACTTCGGTGCAAGTCGCGAATTCCCGGACAAGTTCGTCGTACCATACTGCGAACTGCTTATCGCAGCATCGAAGGGAGACCGTGAGGCATGCAAGGACTTGTCTATCGAGCTAGGCTATCTCACAGGCCATGAGAGTTCGGCCATGTTGAAAGCTCACGTCGATTCGATTCTGACTCTTGCAGAGCCTTTCGTGGCCGATGCACCAGAAGTTTACGACTTCAAAGGACAGACGGTTACAGACCGAGTACGACAAAACATCGGGCTCATGCTGAGAGAAAGGCTGGCGCCTCCGCCAGAAGAGACGTACAGTCTTCATCGCAAACTGAGTGGTGCGTTTCTACTATGTGCACGATTGGAGAGCAAAGTGCATGCAAGAGAAATGTTCGCTCAAGCTGCAAGAGTGTGGCGAGGTAAAGCCGAGAAGGTCAAAGTAACGTGA